A section of the Marinoscillum sp. 108 genome encodes:
- a CDS encoding universal stress protein — MYKYNKILVGLDHTETDLDLVKAASDVCELSGSKVVYFVNIIKDINLPEKLMKEFPHILDQAIEERKNNLQKTVTDHFKFEGAEVVVNVIVDQGQVTKTLLKHASAEKIDLVILGRKNEKKGGGVLVNRIARRAGCSLLILPKGSQFSVSSVLVPTDFSAYSRSAMEKATMLVKKSKKPGKIIVQNVYQVPVGYHYTGKSFKEFSEIMKDHAKNDFAKFTKSMKLDGVNIEQIYTLDKDEDIISDIYKAAKKIKASLIVIGAKGRTATTALFIGSKAEKLIHVDEEIPMLVVRPKGKNAGIIEYIKEL; from the coding sequence ATGTATAAGTACAATAAAATTCTTGTAGGCCTCGATCATACAGAGACGGATCTGGATTTGGTGAAAGCTGCCTCAGATGTTTGTGAGTTGTCAGGATCAAAAGTTGTATACTTTGTAAATATCATCAAGGACATCAACCTGCCGGAGAAGCTCATGAAGGAGTTTCCTCACATTCTTGATCAGGCTATTGAAGAACGGAAAAACAATCTCCAAAAGACGGTTACGGATCATTTTAAATTCGAAGGCGCAGAAGTAGTGGTAAATGTGATTGTGGATCAGGGCCAGGTCACAAAGACCCTTCTCAAACACGCTTCTGCTGAGAAAATAGATTTGGTCATCCTGGGTAGGAAAAATGAGAAAAAAGGTGGTGGAGTGTTGGTGAATAGAATTGCCCGCCGAGCAGGCTGTTCTCTCCTCATTTTACCAAAAGGCTCCCAATTCAGCGTAAGCAGTGTTCTGGTACCTACAGACTTCTCCGCTTACTCCAGAAGTGCCATGGAAAAGGCAACCATGCTGGTGAAAAAATCAAAAAAACCAGGAAAGATTATTGTGCAAAACGTCTATCAGGTTCCAGTGGGCTACCACTATACCGGCAAGAGTTTTAAGGAGTTTTCAGAGATCATGAAAGACCATGCCAAGAATGATTTTGCTAAATTCACTAAGAGCATGAAATTGGATGGTGTCAACATAGAACAGATTTACACTCTGGATAAGGATGAAGACATCATATCAGACATCTACAAAGCTGCCAAAAAAATCAAAGCCAGCCTGATCGTTATCGGGGCGAAAGGCCGCACCGCCACTACCGCCCTATTTATTGGTAGCAAAGCAGAAAAATTGATTCACGTGGATGAAGAGATTCCTATGCTGGTGGTGAGACCAAAAGGGAAAAATGCCGGCATAATAGAATACATCAAGGAGCTCTAA
- a CDS encoding ParA family protein — MGKIIAIANQKGGVGKTTTAINLAASLAALELKTLIVDADPQANATSGVGKNPKEVEISIYECMVDGADAEKSIVSTDIKFLDLLPSHIDLVGAEVEMVSVSQREGKMKEALSKVKEKYDYVIIDCSPSLGLITVNALTAADSVIVPVQCEYFALEGLGKLLNTIKIIQNRLNPELEIEGILLTMYDLRLNLSNQVVEEVRTHFKSMAFETLIPRNIKLSESPSFGVPAISHDAESKGSLAYLNLAREIMQRNEVTA; from the coding sequence ATGGGTAAAATTATTGCGATAGCAAATCAAAAAGGAGGAGTAGGTAAAACAACCACAGCCATTAACCTGGCTGCCAGTTTGGCCGCCCTCGAGTTAAAAACCTTAATAGTAGATGCTGATCCTCAGGCAAATGCTACCTCTGGTGTGGGTAAGAACCCAAAGGAAGTAGAAATAAGTATATATGAGTGTATGGTAGATGGTGCCGATGCTGAAAAGAGCATTGTGTCTACCGATATCAAATTCCTTGATCTGCTCCCCTCCCATATTGATTTGGTTGGTGCTGAAGTAGAAATGGTCAGTGTTTCTCAGCGAGAGGGCAAAATGAAAGAAGCTTTGAGCAAAGTGAAAGAGAAGTATGACTATGTGATCATAGACTGCTCTCCCTCCCTTGGTCTCATTACAGTCAATGCCCTGACTGCCGCAGATTCAGTGATAGTACCCGTTCAGTGTGAGTATTTTGCGCTCGAAGGGCTCGGAAAGCTTCTCAATACCATCAAGATCATTCAAAACAGGCTCAATCCTGAATTGGAAATAGAAGGCATTCTGCTCACCATGTATGATCTGCGACTGAACCTGTCCAATCAGGTAGTAGAGGAAGTGAGAACACACTTCAAGAGTATGGCATTTGAGACCTTGATCCCAAGAAACATCAAATTGAGTGAATCTCCCAGCTTTGGAGTACCTGCCATTTCACATGATGCAGAAAGTAAAGGTTCTTTGGCATACCTGAACCTGGCTAGGGAAATCATGCAGCGAAACGAAGTAACGGCATAA
- a CDS encoding ParB/RepB/Spo0J family partition protein, translating into MTDKKWKKKTGLGRGLGALLEDSEEKENISGSGATIRGAISEIPVDQIEVNPFQPRTDFNEEALEELAESIRVQGIIQPITVRALSENEFQLISGERRLQASKRAGLTAIPAYIRTADDQQMLEMALIENIQRENLNAIEIALSYQRLLSECDLKQEELGDRVGKNRTTVNNYLRLLKLPPDIQIALRDGKISMGHARAIVNIENVEQQLAIFKKAVNEGLSVRKVEELVRDLNTEKKETPKPKEQINPEIAKLQDKLTTHFGTKIQVKADSNNKGEIKIPFISAEELDRILELLNV; encoded by the coding sequence ATGACAGATAAAAAGTGGAAAAAGAAAACCGGACTAGGTAGAGGTTTAGGTGCGTTGCTGGAAGATTCCGAAGAAAAGGAAAACATCAGCGGATCCGGTGCCACCATCAGAGGAGCAATCAGTGAAATACCTGTTGATCAGATAGAAGTCAACCCATTTCAGCCCCGTACAGATTTCAACGAAGAGGCGCTGGAAGAACTTGCCGAGTCGATTCGTGTGCAAGGCATTATTCAACCTATTACTGTTCGTGCACTCAGCGAGAATGAGTTTCAGCTGATCTCGGGAGAGCGTAGACTTCAGGCCAGTAAACGTGCAGGACTCACTGCCATTCCGGCCTATATCCGGACAGCAGATGACCAGCAGATGCTGGAAATGGCTCTGATCGAAAATATTCAGCGCGAAAACCTCAATGCCATTGAAATAGCACTGAGTTATCAGCGTTTACTCTCCGAATGCGATCTGAAGCAGGAGGAACTTGGTGACAGGGTAGGTAAAAACCGAACCACGGTCAATAACTACCTGAGATTACTCAAACTACCACCAGACATCCAGATTGCTTTGAGGGATGGGAAAATCTCTATGGGTCATGCCAGAGCCATTGTCAATATAGAGAATGTGGAGCAGCAGTTGGCCATCTTCAAGAAAGCTGTGAACGAAGGGCTTTCGGTCAGAAAAGTAGAGGAGCTGGTAAGAGACCTGAATACCGAAAAGAAAGAAACACCAAAACCCAAGGAGCAAATTAATCCTGAGATCGCTAAATTGCAGGACAAATTAACGACACACTTTGGAACAAAGATTCAGGTCAAAGCAGATAGCAATAACAAAGGAGAAATCAAGATTCCATTTATTTCAGCAGAAGAGCTGGACAGGATTCTCGAATTGCTCAATGTGTAA
- the serA gene encoding phosphoglycerate dehydrogenase, which produces MENHKHFVIDFDSTFTRVEALDVLCEISLRGQPDAQESLAKIKEITDLGMEGKISFRESLENRLEILRAHKSHLPELIARLSDQVSDSFQRNKEFVRKYAGQIYILSNGFKDFIVPIVEHFGITEDRVFANEFTYDEAGNIVGFNKENLLSENNGKPNKIRSMNLKGEVYVLGDGYTDYEIKKAGIAHKFYAFTENVRRANVLQNADHEAPNLDEFLYVNKMERALSYPKSRINVLLLENIHEHGIKKLQEEGYNVKVHPAGMDEDELIEAIKDVSILGIRSKTQVTKKVLESANRLLAVGAFCIGTNQIDLLTCQRKGVAVFNAPFSNTRSVVEMAIAELIMLMRNLPDKSVSMHQGKWNKSASGSFEVRGKTLGIIGYGNIGAQLSVVAESIGMKVQFYDLEEKLALGNAVQCKSLEELLSSSDMITLHIDGRKENNGFLTEKHFSQMKDGVIFLNLSRGPVVDIAGLKKYVLTGKIRGVGVDVFPEEPLSNNDEFISELRGLPNTILTPHIGGSTLEAQENIADFVPGKIMEYINTGSTSNSVNFPNIVLPMLKNAHRFIHIHRNEPGVLAKINHELAAHNLNIVGQYLKTNEEIGYVITDINKDYDEEVIKNLKSIKETIRFRVLY; this is translated from the coding sequence ATGGAAAATCACAAACATTTTGTAATTGATTTCGATAGCACGTTCACCCGGGTGGAGGCTTTGGATGTCTTGTGTGAGATCTCTCTCAGGGGTCAGCCAGATGCCCAGGAGTCCCTTGCCAAGATCAAAGAAATTACTGATCTCGGCATGGAAGGCAAAATATCCTTTCGGGAATCTCTTGAAAACAGATTGGAAATTCTCAGAGCACACAAATCTCATTTACCCGAATTAATCGCCAGACTAAGCGATCAGGTCTCCGATTCATTCCAGAGAAACAAAGAATTTGTAAGAAAATACGCCGGTCAAATTTATATTTTGTCCAATGGATTCAAAGATTTTATTGTTCCCATTGTAGAGCACTTTGGTATTACTGAAGACAGGGTTTTTGCCAATGAATTTACCTATGACGAAGCGGGCAATATTGTTGGATTTAACAAAGAAAACCTACTTTCTGAAAATAACGGGAAACCCAACAAAATACGTTCGATGAATCTCAAGGGTGAAGTCTATGTGCTTGGGGACGGATATACTGATTACGAAATCAAAAAGGCTGGAATTGCGCATAAGTTTTACGCCTTTACAGAGAATGTGAGAAGGGCCAATGTGCTCCAAAACGCAGATCATGAAGCGCCTAATCTAGATGAATTTTTATATGTAAATAAAATGGAAAGAGCACTCTCCTATCCCAAAAGCCGAATCAACGTATTGCTGCTTGAAAACATCCATGAACATGGGATCAAGAAATTACAAGAAGAAGGCTACAATGTCAAAGTGCATCCTGCGGGAATGGACGAAGACGAACTCATAGAAGCCATTAAGGATGTATCCATCCTTGGCATCAGGTCTAAAACTCAGGTGACCAAGAAAGTACTTGAAAGCGCCAACCGACTATTGGCTGTTGGAGCTTTTTGTATTGGCACCAACCAAATCGACCTGCTCACCTGTCAGCGCAAAGGGGTAGCTGTATTCAATGCGCCTTTCTCCAACACACGCTCCGTGGTGGAAATGGCCATTGCCGAGCTCATTATGCTGATGAGAAACCTTCCTGACAAGTCAGTTTCTATGCATCAGGGCAAGTGGAATAAGTCAGCCAGTGGAAGTTTTGAAGTGAGGGGAAAAACGCTCGGTATCATTGGATACGGAAACATAGGCGCACAGCTTTCTGTGGTGGCAGAGTCCATTGGTATGAAGGTGCAGTTCTATGACCTGGAGGAGAAACTTGCACTTGGCAATGCAGTACAGTGCAAAAGTCTTGAAGAGCTCCTCAGCAGTTCTGACATGATCACCCTGCATATAGATGGCAGAAAGGAGAATAACGGATTTCTAACAGAGAAGCATTTTTCTCAGATGAAAGACGGTGTAATCTTTCTCAACCTTAGCCGTGGACCTGTTGTAGATATAGCTGGTCTAAAAAAATATGTACTTACCGGAAAGATCAGAGGGGTGGGTGTGGATGTGTTCCCGGAGGAACCTTTGAGTAACAACGATGAATTTATTTCTGAATTACGGGGTTTACCTAATACGATCCTTACGCCACACATTGGTGGTAGTACGCTGGAGGCTCAGGAAAACATTGCTGATTTTGTGCCTGGTAAGATTATGGAATATATTAACACCGGATCTACGAGCAATAGTGTGAATTTTCCGAATATCGTGTTGCCTATGCTGAAAAACGCACACAGGTTTATACACATTCATCGGAATGAGCCCGGAGTTCTGGCCAAAATAAACCATGAACTGGCCGCACACAATTTGAATATTGTGGGTCAATACCTAAAAACCAATGAGGAAATAGGGTATGTAATTACTGATATCAACAAAGATTATGATGAGGAAGTAATTAAAAATCTTAAATCCATTAAGGAAACCATTAGATTCAGAGTTTTATATTAG
- a CDS encoding aminotransferase class V-fold PLP-dependent enzyme, producing the protein MQHKIYFTPGPSQIFYTVNDHMKEAFQKDIMSISHRSATFQNLFAEVKADLKSLLNLPDHYDVYFISSANEIWERIIQSLVGNASHHFVNGSFAEKFYQFATDYKKESTITRMSDGQDFDNLEVPENTELISVTLNETSIGYAFNANSIYQLREQHPDKLIAVDGVSAFPAVPFDFSKVDTAYFSVQKCFGLPAGLGVWIVNPTCYQKVEKLRKNGVVTGSYHDLLQLKASGDKNQTPETPNVLGIFLLGKVVKDMLFRSAKLIQNDTTYKAALLYQAIEKSSVLSPFVARKTNQSKTVVVAKCEGGNADILARFGEQGWIIGKGYGSYKSDHIRIANFPVHSKEQIEQLSDYISKT; encoded by the coding sequence ATGCAACATAAAATTTATTTCACACCGGGACCTTCGCAAATCTTTTATACGGTAAACGACCACATGAAAGAGGCCTTTCAGAAAGACATCATGTCTATCTCTCATCGCAGTGCCACTTTCCAAAATCTTTTTGCTGAAGTAAAAGCTGACCTAAAAAGCTTGCTCAACCTTCCGGATCACTATGATGTCTACTTCATTTCTTCTGCCAATGAGATCTGGGAGAGAATCATTCAAAGCCTGGTAGGCAATGCGTCCCATCACTTCGTGAATGGCTCCTTTGCTGAAAAATTCTATCAGTTTGCCACAGATTACAAAAAAGAGTCTACCATAACCCGAATGAGCGATGGTCAGGACTTTGACAATCTGGAGGTGCCGGAAAACACTGAGCTTATCTCAGTCACACTCAACGAAACCAGCATTGGATATGCCTTCAATGCTAACAGCATTTACCAGCTGCGAGAGCAGCACCCCGACAAGCTCATTGCTGTAGATGGAGTGAGTGCTTTTCCTGCCGTTCCCTTTGATTTCTCTAAAGTGGATACCGCCTATTTTTCTGTGCAGAAATGCTTCGGACTTCCTGCCGGATTAGGGGTCTGGATCGTGAACCCTACCTGTTACCAAAAAGTGGAAAAACTTCGGAAAAACGGAGTTGTTACGGGTAGTTATCATGATTTACTGCAACTAAAAGCCTCAGGAGATAAAAATCAAACTCCTGAAACCCCCAATGTTTTGGGGATCTTCTTGCTCGGGAAGGTGGTAAAGGATATGCTATTCAGATCAGCCAAGCTGATACAAAATGACACCACCTACAAAGCCGCCCTACTCTATCAGGCGATTGAAAAATCTTCTGTATTGAGCCCATTCGTCGCACGAAAAACCAATCAATCAAAAACCGTGGTAGTCGCCAAATGTGAGGGTGGCAATGCCGACATCCTCGCCCGCTTCGGAGAGCAGGGCTGGATCATAGGCAAAGGCTATGGTTCATATAAAAGCGACCATATACGCATTGCCAACTTTCCTGTTCACAGCAAAGAGCAGATAGAACAGCTGTCTGACTACATCAGCAAGACCTAA
- a CDS encoding monothiol bacilliredoxin BrxC family protein, which yields MKDLNQVIEGSRLKPAMVFKHRASSPESIEKKIELENGWNISSDMIDVYLVDDMKSKDVSREISEIAGINHEFPQIVLFADGVTMYDESHDMISVKKIKLALKIVNRTFKWMETRA from the coding sequence TTGAAAGACCTCAATCAAGTGATTGAAGGCTCTCGTTTGAAACCAGCAATGGTTTTTAAGCACAGAGCTTCATCTCCTGAAAGTATTGAGAAAAAGATAGAGCTAGAAAATGGCTGGAATATTTCCAGTGATATGATAGACGTTTATCTTGTCGATGATATGAAATCCAAAGACGTCTCCAGAGAAATTTCAGAAATAGCGGGCATCAATCATGAATTCCCCCAGATTGTGCTATTTGCGGATGGCGTGACCATGTACGATGAATCACATGACATGATCAGTGTGAAGAAAATCAAACTTGCACTAAAAATCGTCAACAGAACCTTCAAGTGGATGGAGACCAGGGCATAA
- the yidC gene encoding membrane protein insertase YidC: MDRNQLTGLILMLVFITIYFQFFAPEPNPEQISQLNRSDSSQIIDDPQQSAIGQPGTTVLSDSARARLSEMKFGLFSSAADGEEKITTIENEKMIVSFSSKGGVVNKVILKDFKDFRGAPLVLVDDAHAAQHIYVDHLSRKVDLSELYFTGRGRSNVTKAGDTTVLEYRLTLPEGQSVTYKYTIPGDGYEIGMTVVQNGLEPIIGQQVTFAWNQRANRLEKDFKDARNRTTVKYRFTDGDVDELSATSTEKEEETLDLATSWVSFRQKFFTSAIISATPFTNGQVSSYTNFEDTTSVKNMAMSMTLPYADFIGNNSTFKFYYGPNNYAILKDVAPDFSENVELGWSVLSWINKFAIIPIFHFLEQYISNYGVIIIIMVIILRIVLAPLTYKSHMGMAKMRVMKPELDELKAKHGDDAQKAQQEQMALYQKVGINPLSGCIPMLLQMPILFAMFYFFPNSIELRQESFLWATDLSTYDSIWDLPFDIPFYGDHVSLFTLLMTASTILYTWSNSQMTTVQGPMKSLQYIMPIMFLFFLNSYSSGLTFYYFVSNIVSFGQIALFRKFIDEDKIKKVLDENRKKNVNKKKSSFQQKLEEAMRAKDQKKKPGKK, from the coding sequence ATGGACAGAAATCAATTAACAGGTCTGATTCTGATGTTGGTGTTTATCACCATCTATTTTCAATTTTTCGCACCTGAACCAAACCCCGAGCAAATCTCCCAACTCAACAGGAGTGATTCCTCACAAATCATAGATGACCCACAACAGTCAGCAATTGGTCAGCCCGGCACCACCGTGCTTTCAGACAGTGCCAGAGCCCGCCTGAGTGAAATGAAATTTGGTCTCTTTTCATCAGCCGCTGATGGAGAGGAAAAAATCACCACCATTGAAAATGAGAAAATGATTGTCTCTTTTTCTTCAAAAGGTGGGGTGGTCAACAAGGTCATTCTTAAAGACTTCAAAGACTTCAGAGGAGCTCCATTGGTGCTGGTAGATGATGCGCATGCCGCTCAGCACATTTATGTGGATCATTTATCCAGAAAAGTAGACCTGTCTGAATTGTACTTTACCGGAAGAGGCAGAAGTAACGTGACCAAAGCCGGAGACACCACTGTGTTGGAATACCGACTTACCCTACCTGAAGGACAGTCTGTCACTTACAAATACACCATCCCGGGTGATGGCTATGAGATAGGCATGACGGTTGTTCAAAATGGATTGGAGCCAATCATCGGGCAGCAGGTAACCTTCGCATGGAACCAGCGTGCCAATCGCCTTGAAAAAGACTTCAAAGACGCCAGAAACAGAACTACTGTAAAATATCGCTTCACGGATGGAGATGTAGACGAACTTTCGGCCACTTCTACAGAAAAAGAAGAAGAAACGCTTGATCTGGCTACCAGCTGGGTGTCTTTCCGACAAAAATTCTTTACCAGCGCCATTATTTCAGCTACTCCATTCACCAATGGTCAGGTAAGCAGTTACACGAATTTTGAGGATACTACCTCCGTAAAAAACATGGCCATGTCTATGACCCTGCCCTATGCAGACTTCATTGGCAACAACTCCACCTTTAAGTTTTACTACGGACCAAACAACTACGCCATTCTGAAGGATGTAGCTCCTGACTTTTCAGAGAACGTAGAACTTGGATGGAGCGTCCTTTCATGGATTAACAAATTTGCGATCATCCCGATCTTTCATTTCCTGGAGCAGTACATTTCTAATTACGGAGTGATCATTATCATCATGGTGATCATCCTCAGAATTGTTTTGGCCCCGCTGACCTACAAGTCGCATATGGGGATGGCCAAAATGCGGGTAATGAAGCCAGAGCTGGACGAACTCAAAGCCAAGCATGGCGATGATGCTCAGAAAGCACAACAGGAGCAGATGGCACTTTATCAAAAAGTGGGGATTAATCCATTGAGTGGCTGTATTCCTATGCTGCTACAGATGCCTATCCTTTTTGCCATGTTCTATTTCTTCCCTAACTCGATAGAGCTGAGGCAGGAAAGCTTCCTGTGGGCGACTGACCTTTCTACCTACGATAGCATTTGGGACTTGCCTTTTGATATCCCATTCTATGGTGATCACGTGAGTTTATTCACCCTACTTATGACCGCTTCAACTATCCTTTACACCTGGTCAAACAGTCAGATGACCACCGTGCAGGGTCCGATGAAGTCACTGCAGTACATCATGCCGATCATGTTCCTGTTCTTCCTGAACAGCTACTCATCTGGTCTTACTTTCTACTATTTCGTTTCCAACATTGTCTCCTTTGGGCAAATAGCACTTTTCAGGAAGTTTATCGATGAGGACAAGATCAAGAAAGTACTGGACGAGAACAGGAAAAAGAACGTGAATAAGAAGAAATCATCCTTTCAGCAAAAGCTGGAAGAAGCCATGAGAGCTAAAGATCAAAAGAAAAAACCAGGCAAGAAATAA
- a CDS encoding CTP synthase encodes MSKVKYIFVTGGVTSSLGKGIISASLGKLLQARGYSVTIQKFDPYINIDPGTLNPYEHGECYVTDDGAETDLDLGHYERFLNVSTSQNNNVTTGRIYDNVIQRERKGEFLGKTVQVVPHITDEIKNNIFKLGETGKYDIIITELGGCVGDIESLPFIEAVRQVRFELGPTNCISIHLTLVPYLKTAGELKTKPTQHSVKELLEAGIQPDILVCRSEYPLTPEIRKKLALFCNVPINSVIEALDAETIYDVPILMRKEKLDERVLAKFKHSYKREPKIDQWKEFLGRLKNPTSQVRIGLIGKYVELKDAYKSIAEAFVHSGAENECNIEIDWIHAEEVDEANAKKLFKNLDGILVAPGFGERGIEGKISTVKYARENKVPFFGICLGMQCAVIEFARNVLTLKQANSTEMDPKTKHPVIDLMEDQKNIKNMGGTMRLGAYDCNVKKGTKAYNVYGHTKISERHRHRYEFNNQYLEQFENAGMIASGKNPDTNLVEIMELKDHPWFIGSQYHPELKSTVANPHPLFVKFIKAAIAHRKEKESI; translated from the coding sequence ATGTCCAAGGTCAAATACATTTTCGTTACGGGAGGCGTAACTTCTTCGCTGGGAAAGGGAATCATTTCAGCATCTCTCGGCAAACTACTACAGGCAAGAGGTTACTCAGTAACCATCCAAAAATTCGACCCTTATATCAATATTGACCCTGGCACCCTCAACCCCTATGAGCATGGTGAATGCTATGTGACGGATGATGGAGCAGAAACAGATCTTGATCTTGGTCATTATGAGCGTTTTCTGAATGTCTCCACTTCTCAAAACAATAACGTCACTACCGGAAGAATATACGATAACGTAATCCAACGAGAGCGTAAAGGTGAGTTTCTTGGAAAAACAGTACAGGTGGTTCCTCACATTACCGATGAAATTAAGAATAACATCTTCAAGCTGGGTGAAACCGGCAAATATGACATCATCATTACCGAGCTGGGTGGTTGTGTAGGTGACATTGAGTCCCTCCCATTTATAGAAGCGGTGAGGCAGGTGAGATTTGAGCTGGGACCGACCAACTGCATCTCCATACATCTCACACTGGTGCCCTACCTCAAAACTGCCGGTGAGCTAAAAACCAAACCCACGCAGCACTCTGTAAAGGAACTTCTGGAAGCAGGAATCCAGCCGGACATTCTGGTGTGTCGGTCTGAGTACCCACTCACCCCTGAGATCAGAAAGAAGCTTGCCCTCTTCTGCAACGTTCCTATCAATTCTGTCATTGAGGCATTGGACGCTGAAACCATCTATGATGTACCCATCCTCATGCGGAAAGAAAAGCTGGATGAGCGTGTACTGGCCAAGTTCAAGCATTCGTACAAGAGAGAGCCAAAAATTGACCAGTGGAAAGAATTTCTGGGCAGGCTGAAGAACCCTACCAGTCAAGTGAGAATAGGTCTTATAGGCAAATACGTAGAGCTGAAAGATGCTTACAAATCCATTGCTGAAGCTTTTGTGCACTCAGGAGCTGAAAACGAGTGCAATATTGAGATCGACTGGATTCATGCTGAAGAAGTGGATGAGGCGAATGCCAAGAAATTATTCAAAAACCTCGATGGCATTTTAGTGGCTCCCGGTTTTGGTGAACGAGGGATTGAAGGCAAGATCAGCACCGTAAAATATGCGCGCGAAAACAAGGTTCCTTTTTTTGGAATTTGTCTCGGAATGCAATGTGCTGTAATAGAATTTGCCAGAAATGTACTAACACTGAAACAAGCCAATAGTACAGAAATGGATCCCAAGACCAAGCATCCGGTTATAGACCTGATGGAAGATCAGAAAAACATCAAAAACATGGGTGGAACCATGCGTTTGGGCGCCTATGATTGCAATGTAAAAAAAGGAACAAAGGCCTATAATGTCTACGGACATACCAAGATCTCCGAAAGACACCGACATAGATACGAGTTTAACAATCAATACCTGGAGCAATTTGAGAATGCCGGCATGATTGCCTCAGGAAAAAACCCGGACACCAATCTGGTGGAGATCATGGAACTGAAAGACCACCCGTGGTTCATTGGCTCACAGTATCACCCAGAGCTCAAGTCTACGGTAGCCAACCCTCATCCCCTTTTTGTGAAATTCATTAAAGCTGCCATTGCACACCGAAAAGAAAAAGAAAGCATTTAA
- a CDS encoding RNA polymerase sigma factor, translating to MEDSFIISKIQDPETINYGFNLLVKAYQERVYWHVRKMVIDHDDADDLTQNVFIKIWKSLGNFREESRLYTWIYRIATNECLNFLKKKKRKFMIPIHDVAGELSHKIDQGAYISGDEIQLKLQKAILTLPDKQRLVFNMRYFDELKFDDIAEITGTSVGALKASYHLAAKKIEFFLTEH from the coding sequence TTGGAAGACTCTTTTATCATATCCAAAATTCAGGACCCCGAAACCATTAACTATGGATTCAATCTGCTGGTGAAAGCTTACCAGGAGCGTGTGTACTGGCATGTCCGGAAAATGGTCATCGATCATGATGATGCGGACGACCTTACCCAGAATGTTTTCATCAAAATCTGGAAATCACTGGGTAACTTCCGGGAAGAGTCACGCTTGTATACCTGGATTTATCGGATTGCGACCAATGAGTGCCTGAACTTTCTGAAAAAGAAAAAACGTAAGTTCATGATCCCAATCCACGATGTGGCTGGGGAACTCTCACATAAAATAGATCAGGGAGCCTATATTTCCGGAGACGAAATTCAGCTTAAGCTTCAGAAAGCCATCCTGACACTGCCTGATAAACAAAGGCTCGTTTTTAACATGAGGTACTTTGATGAGCTGAAATTTGATGACATAGCGGAGATTACAGGCACATCAGTAGGCGCATTGAAGGCGAGCTATCACCTTGCAGCCAAAAAAATAGAGTTTTTTTTAACCGAACATTAA
- a CDS encoding MarR family winged helix-turn-helix transcriptional regulator, with protein sequence MGIGEDIKQAKFRSQLNKAIVNIIYTNNWLSQHQVVLFKPYGLTTPQFNVLRILRGQHPKPATINLLIERMLDKSSNASRIVDKLESKGLVARKQCPNDRRAVDVVITSQGLDLLAKTDEDMDRWEDGLVSLTEEEAKQLNELLDKLRT encoded by the coding sequence ATGGGAATAGGAGAAGATATCAAACAGGCGAAGTTTAGGAGTCAACTGAATAAAGCCATTGTGAATATTATTTACACCAATAACTGGCTGAGTCAACATCAGGTTGTCTTGTTCAAGCCTTACGGGCTGACCACTCCTCAATTTAATGTATTGAGGATACTCAGAGGTCAGCACCCTAAACCCGCTACCATCAATTTGCTCATCGAGAGAATGCTGGACAAAAGCTCAAATGCCTCCCGAATAGTAGATAAGCTTGAATCCAAAGGATTGGTGGCGAGAAAGCAATGCCCCAATGACAGGCGTGCTGTGGATGTGGTAATCACTTCCCAGGGCCTGGATCTGCTGGCAAAAACCGATGAGGATATGGATCGGTGGGAGGATGGGCTGGTGAGCCTTACGGAGGAAGAGGCCAAACAGCTAAATGAGCTTTTGGATAAACTCAGGACATAA